Proteins encoded in a region of the Micromonas commoda chromosome 10, complete sequence genome:
- a CDS encoding ribosomal protein L44 (Ribosomal protein L44) has protein sequence MAASCSVLTSRPALTTVPFPHASQVNIPKAKKSFCKKCKKHAPHKVTQYKTGKASLYAQGKRRYDRKQSGFGGQTKPVFHKKAKTTKKIVLRLQCNTCKAVCMHPIKRCKHFEIGGDKKGKGGLYQ, from the exons ATGGCCGCGAGTTGCTCCGTTCTCACCTCGCGaccggcgctgacgaccgtcCCCTTCCCCCACGCGTCTCAGGTGAACATTCCCAAGGCTAAGAAGAGCTTCTGCAAGAAGTGCAAGAAGCATGCGCCCCACAAGGTGACGCAGTACAAGACGGGCAAGGCCTCGCTGTACGCGCAGG GTAAGAGGCGTTATGACCGCAAGCAGAGCGGTTTCGGTGGTCAGACCAAGCCCGTGTTCCACAAGAAG GCCAAGACCACCAAGAAGATTGTGCTCCGCCTCCAGTGCAACACCTGCAAGGCTGTGTGCATGCACCCCATCAAGCGCTGCAAGCACTTCGAGATCGGTGGTGACAAGAAGGGCAAGGGCGGTCTTTACCAGTAA
- a CDS encoding predicted protein: MALSPLVRGSSDLFFRDAFREADDVRTPSQASHTPMLPRYTNNNAPSPRSFLENKDGYTLKADMPGTKKENISLEVDGNIIRIGVSEDEGVTEESESPDKKWHRSERREFHSFQSRALRMPENTDFSKIESKYENGTLQIDVKKQPTPKHPEPKKISIK; the protein is encoded by the exons ATGGCCCTCTCCCCTCTCGTCCGTGGCTCCAGCGACCTGTTCTTCCGCGATGCGTTCCGCGAGGCAGACGATGTGCGCACCCCTTCCCAGGCCTCTCACACTCCGATGCTTCCCCGATACACTAACAACAACGCTCCCTCACCGCGGTCCTTTCTC GAGAACAAGGACGGATACACCCTCAAGGCCGACATGCCCGGCACCAAGAAGGAGAACATCAGCCTCGAAGTTGACGGTAACATCATCCGCATCGGCGTCAGTGAGGATGAGGGCGTAACCGAAGAGTCGGAATCACCTGATAAGAAATGGCACCGGTCCGAGAGGAGGGAGTTTCATTCGTTTCAGAGTCGCGCGCTCCGCATGCCCGAGAACACCGACTTCTCCAAGATTGAGTCCAAGTACGAGAACGGCACTCTGCAGATCGACGTCAAGAAGCAGCCGACGCCCAAGCACCCGGAGCCCAAGAAGATCTCCATCAAGTGA
- a CDS encoding Drug/Metabolite transporter superfamily (GDP-mannose), whose protein sequence is MSDGKAKVEGMGDTNEDSNNAATYLWRSTRVLGIILVYCAIGSQLSVVNKVVVTFIPLPNFILFCQFTATTLMLLLAHYTGMVEVEPLTWRIAGIYTPLVITFFALLYAGMEVMKYAPLETFITVKSMTPVLFSACEYLFLGRALPNWKSSLALVGIVVGAAAYVKVDAYASVKAYMFCGLFLVAAVSEGLVAKTTIEKVPLNNWSRSYNINILSMPLAMAQMLLAEEMLQMGEAKNEWSTKTITLLVASCVMGLGMSVATMWIREALSATSVSVVATCNKFISELVNWFIWNKHTTSDGLWAVLIIMVCGIFYEQAPLRVPGQGYVREEICPCLPRSWLGFTPKVRKTDGGAYGAI, encoded by the coding sequence ATGAGCGACGGGAAGGCCAAGGTTGAAGGGATGGGCGACACCAACGAGGACAGCAACAACGCCGCCACCTACCTGTGGAGGTCCACGCGGGTTCTCGGCATCATCCTCGTCTATTGCGCCATCGGCTCGCAGCTGTCGGTCGTGAACAAGGTGGTGGTGACCTTCATCCCGCTTCCTAACTTTATTCTCTTCTGCCAGTTCACCGCCACGACGTTGATGCTCCTCCTTGCGCACTACACCGGCATGGTGGAGGTGGAGCCCCTGACGTGGAGGATCGCGGGAATCTACACGCCGCTCGTCATCACCTTCTTCGCGCTTCTGTACGCGGGCATGGAGGTCATGAAGTACGCGCCGCTGGAGACTTTCATCACGGTCAAGTCAATGACCCCCGTACTCTTCAGCGCGTGCGAGTACCTCTTCCTCGGTCGCGCGCTCCCCAACTGGAAGTCCTCCTTGGCGCTGGTGGGCATCGTggttggcgccgccgcgtacgtcaAGGTTGACGCGTACGCCTCCGTCAAGGCGTACATGTTCTGCGGCCtgttcctcgtcgccgccgtgtccgAGGGTCTCGTGGCGAAGACCACGATCGAGAAGGTGCCGCTGAACAACTGGTCTCGTTCGTACAACATCAACATCCTGTCCATGcccctcgcgatggcgcagATGCTGCTTGCCGAGGAGATGCTCCAGATGGGTGAGGCAAAGAACGAGTGGAGCACCAAGACGATCACCCTGCTGGTGGCGTCTTGCGTCATGGGTCTGGGTATGTCTGTGGCGACGATGTGGATCCGTGAGGCGCTGTCCGCCACCTCCGTCTCCGTGGTGGCGACGTGCAACAAGTTCATCTCTGAGCTCGTCAACTGGTTCATCTGGAACAAGCACACCACCTCGGACGGCCTCTGGGCCGTGCTGATCATCATGGTTTGCGGTATCTTCTACGAGCAGGCGCCGCTCCGCGTGCCAGGGCAGGGTTACGTCAGGGAGGAAATCTGTCCTTGCCTGCCCAGGTCGTGGCTCGGGTTTACGCCCAAGGTGAGGAAAACCGATGGCGGAGCATACGGCGCCATCTAA
- a CDS encoding Drug/Metabolite transporter superfamily (drug/metabolite), with protein MNALVRTSVSLAGLALPVASSIGSQRHAMVAVPLSPASRRGCTSVRRTGTAAVLRRDNALSFGPLSRLHRRVASVIARAAGDAEESISESSAVTVDTAGAPGVWYGRALLIFVAAAYGSLSVAFKYVYSLPGPPSAGTIGAVRGVIAALCFIPMIMNAKKGELEAGSMNINTEEGKKKFWLAAGELALWNLLAQGCCNVALLFTDATRVSFLTQASIAFTPVLCVMIGDRVAGITWVGCLLALAGVVALGFDGGGSAAAAAQSIGLNLGDIIALIGAAAYSLYIFRIGAFAKMKLPGNLTQAWKTVILAVLYCVWAAADAIKYATAAPGTVAAPWAGWTNPLAWAVLAFTAIVPGYLADVCQAKGQESVSASESQVLLAGEPLFAAVFGLVLLGETLGFMGLVGGAGLVVGAILCGVDDGSGKSD; from the coding sequence atgaacgcgctcgtgcgcACGTCCGTGTCCCTCGCCGGCCTCGCGCttcccgtcgcgtcctcgatTGGATCTCAACGTCATGCGATGGTCGCCGTGCCCCTCtcgccggcctcgcgccgcggatgcaCCTCGGTGCGTCGcaccggcaccgccgccgtgctccgTCGCGATAACGCGCTTTCCTTTGGACCTCTCtcgcgcctccatcgccgcgtggcttcggtcatcgcgcgcgccgcgggtgatgCCGAGGAGAGCATAAGTGAATCCTCGGCGGTGACTGTGGACACGGCGGGTGCTCCCGGGGTGTGGTACGGCAGAGCGCTGCTCATcttcgtggcggcggcgtacgggTCGCTCTCCGTCGCGTTCAAGTACGTGTACAGCCTGCCCGGCCCCCCGTCGGCGGGTACCATCGGCGCCGTCAGGggcgtcatcgcggcgctctgcTTCATTCCCATGATCATGAACGCTAAAAAAGGCGAGCTGGAGGCGGGTTCGATGAACATCAACACGGAGGAGGGCAAGAAGAAGTTCTGGCTCGCCGCTGGTGAGCTGGCGCTCTGGAACCTCCTGGCACAGGGGTGCTGCAACGTGGCGCTGCTGTTCACCGACGCCACCAGGGTATCCTTTCTTACCCAGGCATCCATCGCGTTCACCCCCGTGCTGTGCGTGATGATCGGCGATAGGGTGGCGGGCATCACCTGGGTCGGttgcctcctcgcgctcgcgggtgtcgtcgccctcggcttcgacggcggcgggtcggctgcggcggcggctcagTCCATCGGTCTCAACCTGGGCGACAtcatcgcgctcatcggcgcGGCCGCGTACTCCCTCTACATCTTCCgcatcggcgcgttcgccaagATGAAGCTCCCGGGTAACCTGACGCAGGCGTGGAAGACGGTCATCCTCGCCGTGCTCTACTGCgtgtgggcggcggcggatgcgatcAAGTACGCCACGGCGGCTCCCggaaccgtcgcggcgccgtgggcgggCTGGACGAACCCCTTGGCGTGGGCGGTGCTCGCCTTCACCGCGATCGTGCCGGGCTACCTCGCGGACGTTTGTCAGGCCAAGGGTCAGGAGAgcgtgagcgcgagcgagtcgCAGGTGCTGCTGGCTGGCGAGCCCCTGTTCGCAGCCGTGTTTGGGTTGGTTCTCCTTGGAGAGACGTTGGGTTTCATGGGCCTCGTCGGGGGAGCAGGTCTCGTGGTGGGTGCCATCTTGTGTGGTGTAGACGACGGGTCGGGGAAGTCGGATTGA
- the BBS1 gene encoding bardet-biedl syndrome 1, with the protein MREQQAAQQAAQQAPPPRQVKDKNTPAWLEAWQDPMAGADAFSSCICTADLAGDGEFRLVVATAMKKMKVWNGTSLTSEHDLLEPPVAVCTFYPAEPKSPKRPSLAIAAGTHVYIYRNLRPYYKFTLPALTVDEQEIEVWKMVRDGQIGPKEAFDELANIRDAGVSLTSRSLDLLAMEDGAAGEVEQLRAAYCAAQAPEQLQHFTSITCMGSIKKNMDEWDATSCLFVGTESAELYVLNANGSAVKTTTRLPSVPVFVASTGLLDVDYRIVVACRDGRVYTIKNDELSTVVIELETQPCGLVRTAKQIHVACMNQVIHCYHAKGKKAYSLYLPAEITCIESMEVTRTRAVRCLLVALANNELRVYNEKHMVSKFDMMEPVRGLSFGRMGREDNTLILCTKGGCLQVKIMPRLANLEAVSQNGPPPEQDIPLAVPKKTKLYVEQTQREREQAVDMHQAFQKDLLKLRLNTARAYVKVMKDGQSPVNDSFEGVTVRIQASVQGLGPLFKIRVHVVNTGTKPVYDVPILLVPSDVDMYDLEEVIMQCPALLPGLPWIDAVKCRQKDPAAGAGEIRVIVATKTSPVPLITALIKMPLSEFLD; encoded by the coding sequence atgcgcgagcAGCAGGCGGCCCAGCAGGCGGCCCAGCaggcgcctcctccccgtcaGGTCAAGGATAAGAACACGCCCGCGTGGTTGGAGGCGTGGCAGGATCCGAtggccggcgcggacgcttTCAGCTCATGCATCTGCAccgcggatctcgcgggAGACGGAGAGTTTAGGCTGGTGGTGGCGACCGCGATGAAGAAGATGAAGGTGTGGAACGGCACCAGCCTAACGTCCGAGCACGATCTGCTCGAACCGCCCGTGGCCGTGTGCACCTTCTACCCCGCGGAGCCCAAGTCCCCCAAGCGACCGTCCCTGGCaatcgcggcggggacgcacGTGTACATCTACCGCAACCTACGCCCCTACTACAAGTTCACGCTCCCGGCGCTGACCGTCGATGAGCAGGAGATCGAGGTGTGGAAGATGGTGAGAGACGGACAGATCGGCCCGAAGGAAGCGTTTGATGAACTGGCCAACATAAGGGACGCGGGCGTTTCCCTCACCTCCAGGTCCCTGGACCTGCTCGCGATGGAGGATGGCGCCGCAGGCGAGGTGGAGCAGTTGAGGGCCGCGTACTGCGCCGCGCAGGCCCCGGAGCAGCTGCAGCACTTCACGTCCATCACGTGCATGGGGAGCATCAAGAAGAACATGGACGAGtgggacgcgacgtcgtgccTCTTCGTCGGGACCGAGTCGGCGGAGCTCTACGTGCTCAACGCAAACGGCAGCGCGgtgaagacgacgacgcggctccCTTCGGTGCCGGTGTTCGTGGCGTCCACCGGTCTGCTGGACGTGGACTACAGGATCGTGGTCGCGTGCAGGGACGGACGGGTGTACACAATCAAGAACGACGAGCTGTCCACGGTGGTGATCGAGCTAGAGACGCAGCCGTGCGGCTTGGTCAGGACCGCTAAGCAGATCCACGTGGCGTGCATGAACCAGGTGATTCACTGCTACCACGCCAAGGGGAAGAAGGCGTACTCGCTTTACCTTCCCGCGGAGATCACGTGCATTGAGTCGATGGAGGTGACGAGGACACGGGCGGTGCGTTGCCTCCTCGTGGCGCTGGCGAACAACGAGCTGAGGGTGTACAACGAGAAGCACATGGTGAGCAAGTTTGACATGATGGAGCCGGTCAGGGGGCTGTCCTTCGGCAGGATGGGACGGGAGGACAACACGCTGATTCTGTGCACAAAAGGGGGATGCCTGCAGGTGAAGATCATGCCGCGGCTCGCGAACCTGGAGGCGGTGTCGCAGAACGGTCCGCCCCCTGAGCAGGATATTCCCCTCGCCGTGCCCAAGAAGACGAAGCTGTACGTGGAGCAGACGCAGCGGGAGAGGGAGCAGGCGGTGGACATGCACCAGGCGTTCCAGAAGGATCTGCTAAAACTGAGGCTcaacaccgcgcgcgcgtacgTCAAGGTGATGAAGGACGGTCAGTCACCGGTGAACGACTCGTTCGAGGGGGTCACGGTGCGCATCCAGGCATCCGTGCAGGGCCTCGGGCCGCTGTTCAAGATTCGCGTGCACGTCGTCAACACCGGCACTAAGCCCGTGTACGACGTTCCAATCTTGCTGGTTCCCAGCGACGTCGACATGTACGATCTGGAGGAGGTCATCATGCAGTGTCCCGCGCTTCTGCCGGGTCTGCCCTGGATCGACGCGGTGAAGTGTAGGCAAaaggacccggcggcgggtgcgggcgAAATTCGAgtcatcgtcgccaccaAGACGAGCCCGGTGCCTCTCATCACCGCGCTGATCAAGATGCCCCTCTCGGAATTCCTGGATTAG
- a CDS encoding predicted protein has product MGFSPDTKQPNRMLREWEETHARKAHESRVRSAVSTLSATFSGASASRRSPVKPWQKASASPEPVDPSTPLETARAAYRARPTSSVGSARPAGSTPSPSGRAGTRPASALERGAASSAGRTPPSTGGTSTSSGDRGGRSTGRSIAAYLKRRQAMRQRQREETEAHGGEDERATGDGDHGVAANATPPVSRGRYDEEEEEEEEGVRRHIISDVRRGGDLAGELARLSLDAGGAPRDDDAMLTGVSSFLAPSPIGVQSPAVDDAFEAYAASLSDRDPESPANRSPAEADTPSPLRAFGAASTSRGAGTSRTAASSYARDEYGDVEDDGEEVFGLREEDLSPFKMIAPSVLQAAAANHARSLSLSRGGFGELGSITGPIESRRYG; this is encoded by the coding sequence atggGTTTCTCGCCGGACACCAAGCAACCCAACAGGATGCTGCGGGAGTGGGAGGAGACGCACGCCAGGAAGGCGCACGAATCTCGCGTCAGGTCCGCTGTATCCACGCTCTCGGCGACGTTcagcggcgcctccgcgtcgcgacgctccccGGTCAAACCTTGGCAAAAGGCATCGGCATCTCCCGAGCCTGTGGAcccgtccacgccgctcgagacggcgcgggcggcgtacAGGGCGCGACCGACCTCCTCCGTCGGGAGCGCCAGGCCCGCCGGCTCGACCCCATCGCCCAGCGGTCGGGCGGGAACTCGACCCGcatccgcgctcgagcgaggcgcggcgtcgtccgcggggaggaccccgccgtccaccggcggtacgtccacgtcgtccggTGACCGAGGAGGTAGGTCCACCGGgcggtccatcgccgcgtaccTGAAGCGGCGCCAGGCGATGCGACAGAGGCAGAGGGAGGAGACGGAAGCGCACGGCGGTGaagacgagcgcgcgacgggggacggggaccacggcgtcgcggcgaacgcaACGCCGCCCGTGTCCCGCGGTCGatacgacgaggaggaggaggaggaggaggagggcgtgaGGCGTCACATCATCTCcgacgtgcgtcgcggcggcgacctcgcgggtGAGCTCGCCAGGCTTTcgctggacgcgggcggcgcgcccagggacgacgacgccatgcTCACCGGCGTCTCGTCcttcctcgcgccctcgcccatcGGTGTCCAGTCACCGGCGGttgacgacgcgttcgaggcgtacgccgcgtccctATCCGACCGCGACCCGGAGTCACCCGCGAATAGAtccccggcggaggctgacacgccgtcgccgcttcgcgcgttcggagccgcgtcgacgagccgaGGCGCGGGAACGTCCCGCACCGCGGCCTCATCGTACGCGCGAGACGAGTACGGAGACgtcgaagacgacggcgaggaggtgttTGGACTGCGGGAGGAGGATCTGTCGCCGTTTAAGATGATCGCCCCGAGCGTcctgcaggcggcggcggcgaaccaCGCGAggtcgctgtcgctgtcaCGCGGGGGCTTTGGCGAGCTGGGTTCGATCACGGGGCCGATCGAGTCGCGCCGGTACGGCTGA
- a CDS encoding predicted protein → MSSLVDLPEHVALRVLSRLDSRDLRSLGASCRAFRERMHHDGLSLVEAGAAEAVAARYPWLGSPRENETWLSLLRFAEHAELAGLPSMTAAQDTTVIVDARGAVHVWGPVVDGESSAPTERDGEAPTELTKLGELWPVCTGRALTAAAGRCFNVAAGVGSSPLTVLRNKDGIDMEIGWYNRSADADSPASASGRPPLSRTSSSERFDTPGLVRLMTPPRRGAFGGQRVVSVAVGTLHAIAATESGRVYTWGGDAKGQLGHGSIRDSVALSRLSLGGSPGGSGGTPGRARRDRRRSESPRGGGSPRSNSPAIGAAAAADEREQWSRPREVSELFGHKVVGVAASGDTSAAFTASGSMYTWGCGRFGKLGLGDNMNRDVPTRVALVPIHQSPSTLGSVSVPSTPHSRSVSPFVFPGAMSDTEDEDDGDGSDGSSDASGQCNANVTPMSDPNYGKVVGVWFGAAHGLAITARGDLWSWGDDSHDQLGRFREGDERTWRQRACHPGRVQVDWHLLDASVVVDGYFDGPLNDPPDIRFVSAAGGERHSVACDSEGRVWIAGVGDGAGDPRMLYQNDDDDPTLHREGMSLMRTRMMWESIDPRLRPSDDEKYPRVVSVAAGNNHTVLMTDCGDIWSWGDPTYGQLGPVPVAKIGPDDDPIQVDLLDEIGVTIPLAPLARACFDRPFDPNCRESASCWNFKRDLRS, encoded by the coding sequence ATGAGCTCGCTCGTGGACCTCCCCGAGCATGTTGCGCTGCGAGTCCTGTCTCGCCTTGACTCGCGCGACTTACGttcgctcggcgcgagctGCCGTGCGTTCCGCGAGCGCATGCACCACGACGGGTTAAGCTTGGTGGAGGCGGGCGCagccgaggcggtcgcggcgcgctaCCCGTGGCTGGGATCCCCACGGGAGAACGAGACCTGGCTTTCACTTCTACGCTTCGCCGaacacgccgagctcgcgggcctGCCCtcgatgacggcggcgcaggacACCACCGTCATcgtggacgcgcgaggggcggtgCATGTGTGGgggcccgtcgtcgacggggagtcgagcgcgccgacagagcgcgacggggaggcCCCGACCGAACTGACGAAATTGGGAGAACTGTGGCCCGTCTGCACTGgacgcgcgctcaccgcggcggcgggacggtgcttcaacgtcgccgccggggtcgggtCGTCACCCCTGACCGTGCTGAGGAACAAGGACGGCATCGACATGGAAATAGGGTGGTATAACcgcagcgcggacgcggattCCCCGGCATCCGCTTCCGGTCGACCGCCGCTGAGTcgcacgtcatcgtcggaACGGTTCGACACCCCGGGTCTCGTGCGACTGATGACCCCTCccaggcgcggcgcgttcgggggCCAGCGCGTGGTTTCAGTCGCGGTTGGGACGCTtcacgccatcgcggcgacagAGAGCGGCAGGGTGTACACGTGGGGCGGGGACGCCAAGGGGCAGCTCGGTCACGGATCTATCCGTGACAGCGTCGCGCTGTCCAGGCTGTCGCTCGGTGGGTCCCCGGGAGGTAGCGGGGGTACCCCGGGCAGGGCCAGGAGGGACAGGCGTCGCAGCGAGAGTCCGCGGGGAGGGGGTTCGCCGAGGTCAAACTCGCCGGCAATCGgcgcagcagccgccgcggatgagcgGGAGCAGTGGTCCAGACCGAGGGAGGTGAGCGAGCTGTTTGGTCACAAGGTGGTCGGCGTGGCCGCGTCAGGGGacacgtccgccgcgttcaccgcgagcggctcgATGTACACCTGGGGATGCGGCAGGTTTGGTAAGTTGGGGCTGGGTGACAACATGAACCGCGACGTGCCCACGAGGGTCGCGCTCGTGCCGATTCATCAATCTCCGAGTACACTGGGATCCGTTTCGGTTCCGAGCACGCCTCATTCTCGATCGGTCTCCCCGTTCGTGTTCcccggcgcgatgagcgacaccgaagacgaggacgacggcgacggctcggacGGTTcatccgacgcgagcggccaATGTAACGCCAATGTAACGCCAATGTCCGATCCAAACTACGGAAAGGTCGTCGGGGTTTggttcggcgccgcgcacgggtTGGCGATCACCGCGCGGGGAGACCTCTGGTCGTGGGGAGACGACAGCCACGATCAGCTCGGTCGATTCAGGGAAGGAGACGAGAGGACGTGGAGGCAGCGCGCGTGCCATCCAGGCAGGGTGCAGGTTGACTGGCACCTTTTGGACGCGTCGGTCGTGGTGGACGGATACTTCGACGGTCCCTTGAACGATCCCCCCGATATTAGGTTCGTGTCGGCAGCCGGAGGAGAGCGCCACTCCGTGGCGTGCGACTCAGAGGGGCGCGTGTGGATCGCgggcgtcggtgacggcgcgGGTGATCCGCGCATGCTGTATcaaaacgacgacgacgatccgaCGTTGCACAGGGAGGGCATGTCCCTGATGCGAACCAGAATGATGTGGGAATCGATTGACCCGCGACTGAGACCCTCCGATGACGAAAAATATCCCAGAGTTGtctcggtcgccgcgggcaacAATCACACCGTGCTGATGACCGATTGCGGCGATATCTGGTCATGGGGTGATCCAACGTATGGTCAGCTCGGTCCCGTGCCGGTGGCAAAAATCGGACCCGATGACGACCCTATCCAGGTTGACCTCTTGGATGAGATCGGGGTCACGATACCACTCGctcccctcgcccgcgcgtgcTTTGACAGGCCATTCGACCCAAACTGCCGAGAGTCTGCATCGTGTTGGAACTTCAAACGAGACTTACGTTCCTAG
- a CDS encoding hypothetical protein (putative uncharacterized protein) has protein sequence MAAMMCSSAMLARTTAPRSSVRSRAVKCAAAKPARQAPVRKSHNESMKKVAPVLGGVAALGLAQVLAPAPAAALSITDPVFGDIEVWQFIVLTAGYWLGIEYYLDKKYDDDKKDSASIMPKVSEAKKSTFAEAAAKQEDGGSSE, from the coding sequence ATGGCCGCCATGATgtgctcctccgcgatgctcgcgcgCACGACCGCTCCCCGCTCGTCCGTCAGGTCTCGCGCGGTCAAGTGCGCCGCGGCTAAGCCCGCTCGCCAGGCCCCGGTGAGGAAATCTCACAACGAGTCGATGAAGAAAGTCGCTCCGGTGctcggtggcgtcgccgcgcttggCCTCGCGCAagtcctcgcgcccgcgcccgccgctgCTTTGAGCATTACCGATCCGGTGTTCGGCGACATCGAGGTGTGGCAGTTCATCGTGCTCACCGCGGGCTATTGGCTTGGCATCGAGTACTATCTCGACAAAAAGTACGACGACGATAAGAAGGATTCCGCGTCGATCATGCCCAAGGTGTCCGAGGCGAAGAAGTCCACgttcgccgaggctgcggcgaagCAGGAGGACGGTGGTTCCTCGGAGTAA
- a CDS encoding predicted protein, with product MASTRAAIKNQGTRMWSAANLAELVVWFVWLLHSEFIARFQRRRPVERRVPAWLGECDDDGRRPAAIVTGAGSGIGRAVAVQLARMGAGALVIACRTLAEASAVTDEIRAAAPEDVVLKPVGVDLRDPAQIVAMCEDIRVDKSLHVRLVVHCAGVFCASWRRTEWGEEETAAVNAVAGPRILRGLGVKGIRFVAVGSFTHRATSSARIRRWMAAVHTTNIRPPLTPAAAYSCSKTAVVAYAWGARRRWGGDGFTACVADPGLVDTAINREWPAALRGLYLAVARVTGLLTASSTGAAAVLRACFDEEATYVYGARGVQIQPSDTDLTAREEVFNHLEDLAGPQPPPRWWTGEH from the coding sequence atggcgtcgacgagggcggcgattAAGAACCAGGGCACGCGCATGTGGTCCGCCGCCAACCTGGCGGAGCTGGTGGTGTGGTTCGTGTGGTTGCTGCACAGCGAGTTCATCGCCCGATTTCAAAGGCGGCGACCTGTGGAACGGCGCGTACCCGCGTGGCTGGGCGAGTGCGATGATGACGggcgtcgacccgcggcgatcgtcacTGGTGCCGGCTCGGGCAtcggacgcgccgtcgccgtccagcTCGCGCGCATGGGAGCTGGCGCGCTGGTCATCGCGTGCCGCACACTTGCAGAGGCGAGCGCCGTCACGGATGAAATCCGCGcagccgcgcccgaggatgTCGTTCTCAAGCCCGTGGGGGTAGACCTCAGGGATCCGGCGCAGATCGTCGCGATGTGCGAGGACATCAGGGTCGACAAGAGCCTTCACGTGAGGTTGGTGGTGCACTGCGCGGGCGTGTTCTGCGCGTCGTGGAGGAGAACGGAgtggggcgaggaggagacggcggcggtgaacgcggtggcggggccGAGGATACTACGTGGACTCGGGGTGAAGGGCATTCGATTCGTCGCGGTGGGTTCCTTcacgcaccgcgcgacgtcgtccgccagGATCCGACGATGGATGGCCGCGGTGCACACCACCAACATAAGACCGCCgctcacccccgccgcggcgtactcgTGCTCGAAgaccgcggtggtggcgtaCGCGTGGGGTGCGCGTCGAAggtggggcggcgacgggttcaccgcgtgcgtcgccgacccCGGGCTGGTGGACACGGCCATCAACCGCGAGTGGccggcggcgctgaggggGCTCTACTTGgccgtcgcgagggtcaCGGGTTTATTGACTgcatcgtcgacgggcgcggcggcggtgttgcGCGCGTGTTTCGACGAGGAAGCGACGTACGTGTATGGCGCGAGGGGTGTTCAAATCCAACCGTCAGACACGGATCTGACGGCACGCGAGGAAGTGTTCAACCACCTGGAGGATCTAGCCGgccctcagcctccgccgagaTGGTGGACCGGGGAACATTAG